The sequence below is a genomic window from Paenibacillus sp. DCT19.
CGTGATGCTGCGGATTGGGTGATTAAGAAGCTGCAAGGCAAAAAGGATCTGCCGACCAATACCTACTATCAGCCCGTATTGGTAGAAGGTGAGACGGTGAGGGAGATCGAGGTAGAGTAAATTAGCATTCGGAGAGTCGGTCGAGATTAAACACTTCACGTCAAAAAGTGGCGGCAGGTGAGCGCTATCTATCGTCTACACGAAAGTAATGCATATCGTAATACATGATGGAATCGAATCTTCTTCATTTATATGTAATATCGCAACCGCTCGGCAGGTAAATCCAACTTGCCCTGCGGTTTTTTTTCATTTCTCAGTGGCTTAACAAAGGTACACTAACTCTGTTCTCAAAACCTCCTTATTAATTATTAGAAATCGTTTTAATAGAATCAGGTGCTACATATAGATTAAACTGATGCCTCTCGTCTAGATCTAGTTGTAAAAACGATACTTTCATAGGTTATGAAATTGATTAAAAACCATATTTTTCATTGACACCCTCTCCAGAAAAGCGATATATTTATTGACGTTGATAATCATTATCATGGTTAGAAAACGTTTTACTATGTTCTTAATCGAATTTCCACTCTTAATCTTCAATGTTTAACTACATAAGCCGGAGATTCAGCATCATCCAATACATTCAAGGGTTCAGGAAGGGGAAACACATGAACACGAAGAAAAAGCTATCGATCGGAACACTCCTTATCTCATTCATGCTGATCATGGTATTAGCAGCGTGTGGGAATAAGACAGAAGAACCTGCAGCTGCTCCTGCTGCAAGTGACACGACCGCAACTCAGACAGAGACAGCAACACCTGCAGCTGAAGATGAAAATGCAGGCTATCCAATTACGATTAAACATGCGCTCGGCGAAACAGTTCTAGAGAAAAAGCCTGAGCGTGTAGCTACTGTACAATGGGCGAACCATGACGTTGTTCTTGCACTTGGACAAGTTCCTGTGGGCTTCTCTGCCGCAAACTTCGGTGTACAAGATGACAGCGGACTTCTGCCTTGGACGGCTAAGAAGCTCGAAGAGCTTGGCGTAACTGATCCAAACGTATTCATGGATACAGACGGACTGGACTTTGAAGCCATTTCTGACTCCAACCCCGATGTTATCCTTGCTGCATATTCCGGCATTACACAAGAAGACTATGATCTCCTAAGTGAAATCGCTCCGGTAGTCGCATATCCAACAGCTCCATGGGCAACAACATGGCGTGAACAGGTTAGCCTGAACGCTGAAGGTATGGGTATGAAAGCAGAAGGCGAACAACTGATTAAAGATACAGAAGACATGATTAATGAGAAACTCAGCGCATACCCTCAGATCAAAGACAAAAAAGTGGTATGGGTTAACTTCTCCGCTGAAGACATGTCCAAACTACACATCTATACACCTGTAG
It includes:
- a CDS encoding iron-siderophore ABC transporter substrate-binding protein, with the translated sequence MNTKKKLSIGTLLISFMLIMVLAACGNKTEEPAAAPAASDTTATQTETATPAAEDENAGYPITIKHALGETVLEKKPERVATVQWANHDVVLALGQVPVGFSAANFGVQDDSGLLPWTAKKLEELGVTDPNVFMDTDGLDFEAISDSNPDVILAAYSGITQEDYDLLSEIAPVVAYPTAPWATTWREQVSLNAEGMGMKAEGEQLIKDTEDMINEKLSAYPQIKDKKVVWVNFSAEDMSKLHIYTPVDSRVAFLKELGLVIPDSITSQITDPNSYSLSLSAENAEALNDADILVGYGNAELLKAIQADPLLGKIPAVQRGSVAFIEADTPLVAAGTPNPLSISYTIDDYLKLIGAAIDKVNE